TCCTTTGGTAGAAAACATTACAAATGCCATCTGGTTCAGAGATGAGCGATTGAAGGTCACAGGGAATGTCGAGCTTGTAAAAGGCGTTATGTTTTTAACACTTTTATATCTTTTTTATATATAATAAACCCCCACATCTTCAGGTACTTAAGTTTTTATCTCTCAACCTGTTGACAAAAAAAGTATTAATTGATATTCTGTATAGTCTTACAACTGGTTTATCAAAAGCAGTGTTTGAAGGGTAAAACGGAGGAAACGTGCCGACAATACAACAACTGGTAAAAAATGGCAGGAAGAAAGTGGTAAAGAAGGCCAAGGGTCCGGCTCTGATGGAATGTCCTCAGAGAAGGGGGGTCTGCACTAGAGTCTATACCACAACTCCAAAGAAGCCGAACTCAGCTCTTAGAAAAGTTGCAAGGTTAAGACTTACCAATAAAATGGAAGTGACTGCTTATATCCCAGGAGTCGGCCACAATCTTCA
The DNA window shown above is from Thermodesulfovibrionia bacterium and carries:
- the rpsL gene encoding 30S ribosomal protein S12, giving the protein MPTIQQLVKNGRKKVVKKAKGPALMECPQRRGVCTRVYTTTPKKPNSALRKVARLRLTNKMEVTAYIPGVGHNLQEHSIVLIRGGRVKDLPGVRYHIVRGTLDTLGVTERRQGRSKYGAKRPK